Proteins co-encoded in one Streptomyces sp. SLBN-31 genomic window:
- a CDS encoding DedA family protein, whose translation MLESVGSLTGTPWIYAMVALSVLLDVFLPVLPSGVLVITAATAAAAGSATGRVPHEVPDILALTLCAATASVLGDLVAYRLAWRGGERLDRAIARSRRLTDAQERLGVALARGGGALVILARFAPAGRSVVSLGAGAAHRRARDFLPWSALAGLAWAAYSVALGYYGGQWLGATWLGTGVSVLALFGAGSGAAYVMRRPVKASEVG comes from the coding sequence GTGCTGGAGAGTGTGGGGTCGTTGACCGGGACCCCTTGGATCTACGCCATGGTGGCGCTGTCGGTGCTGCTGGACGTGTTCCTGCCGGTGCTGCCGAGCGGGGTGCTGGTCATCACGGCCGCCACCGCGGCGGCCGCGGGCTCGGCGACCGGCCGGGTGCCGCACGAGGTCCCCGACATCCTCGCCCTCACACTCTGCGCCGCCACCGCCTCCGTCCTGGGTGACCTGGTCGCCTACCGGCTGGCCTGGCGGGGCGGCGAACGCCTGGACCGCGCCATCGCCCGCTCCCGCCGGCTGACCGACGCGCAGGAACGTCTCGGCGTCGCTCTGGCCCGAGGCGGCGGCGCCCTGGTCATCCTCGCCCGCTTCGCCCCGGCCGGCCGCTCCGTCGTCTCCCTCGGCGCCGGCGCCGCCCACCGCCGCGCCCGCGACTTCCTGCCCTGGTCGGCGCTGGCCGGCCTGGCGTGGGCCGCCTACAGCGTGGCCCTCGGCTACTACGGCGGCCAGTGGCTCGGCGCGACCTGGCTGGGGACCGGCGTCTCGGTCCTCGCGCTCTTCGGAGCGGGGTCGGGGGCGGCGTACGTGATGCGGCGGCCGGTCAAGGCGTCCGAGGTCGGCTGA
- a CDS encoding DUF2277 domain-containing protein, giving the protein MCRSIKTLRPPALPEEATEEEIRAAALQFVRKVSGFRAPAAHNQEVFDHAVDVIAQATAELLDGLEVRGQQRASA; this is encoded by the coding sequence ATGTGCCGGAGCATCAAGACACTTCGCCCGCCCGCGTTGCCCGAAGAGGCGACGGAGGAGGAGATCAGGGCCGCGGCCCTGCAGTTCGTACGGAAGGTGTCCGGTTTCCGGGCGCCGGCCGCACACAACCAGGAGGTGTTCGACCACGCCGTCGACGTGATCGCGCAGGCCACGGCGGAGCTGCTGGACGGCCTGGAGGTGCGGGGGCAGCAGCGGGCGAGTGCCTGA